A region of Vibrio porteresiae DSM 19223 DNA encodes the following proteins:
- a CDS encoding EAL domain-containing protein, producing the protein MSWSLRSLSRSFSLFNLAPLHTHLMLFLSSLVVYVYFAIAFSNTYFNQVGHQSIEYINSILSSTQQQTRFILDNYKNKPCEQIISQLRSATFNSNYAKEIGIFNPQGIIYCTNNSNESNIKLYSSIVTRLNESQNHETLSFTRAALTREYTILYLYADPDHYGVSISIPPRYLLRDIQMTLLPHNLEFSMFINQHRVSTGSNDHTILRQSMFSSEMFPIQIELHLSLRTYLHYLFTYSWLFLVLYLVVLLNHLQKRRESIEKLSLEHAVVSAIKNKQLHVCYQPIIDTQTELPIGCEALIRWNHPTQGNIPPDVFIPLAQRTGHIRELTELVIEQCIQIHQRHPLIMEGKYISINIDRELLLTESFTQYVGELVLSFPNFSDCFAFEITENGNFSAQELTMVAKNISRFHALNIRLFVDDFGTGYSGLDFVRQFAFHTMKIDKVFIKNLGHEPHLTMLLESMLQISDSLNMRAIVEGVETIEQLTVLKKLRVSYIQGFYFSRAIPEDELIEYFSANSAQPAELSAS; encoded by the coding sequence ATGTCGTGGTCTCTTCGCTCTCTATCCCGTTCATTTTCCTTGTTTAATCTTGCACCTTTGCATACCCATTTGATGCTCTTTTTGTCCTCATTGGTGGTCTATGTCTATTTTGCTATCGCTTTCAGTAATACCTACTTTAACCAAGTTGGTCATCAATCTATTGAGTATATTAATAGTATATTGAGTAGCACTCAGCAACAGACACGCTTTATTCTGGATAATTATAAAAATAAACCCTGCGAACAGATCATCAGCCAACTTAGGTCAGCCACATTTAATTCTAACTACGCTAAAGAAATTGGTATATTTAATCCACAAGGTATTATTTACTGTACCAATAACAGTAACGAATCAAATATAAAACTCTACAGCAGCATAGTAACAAGATTAAATGAATCCCAAAATCATGAGACGCTCTCTTTTACTCGAGCGGCGCTGACACGAGAATATACGATTTTATATTTGTATGCCGATCCAGATCATTATGGAGTCAGCATCAGTATTCCACCACGCTATTTACTACGTGATATTCAAATGACGCTGTTACCGCACAATTTGGAGTTCTCTATGTTTATTAACCAACATAGAGTGTCAACAGGTAGCAATGATCACACCATATTGCGCCAATCCATGTTCAGCTCCGAGATGTTCCCCATTCAGATTGAACTGCATCTTTCTCTTCGCACCTATCTACACTATCTTTTCACCTATAGTTGGCTATTTTTGGTGCTTTATTTGGTAGTGCTGCTTAATCATTTACAAAAACGTCGTGAAAGTATTGAAAAACTCAGCCTAGAGCACGCTGTTGTTTCGGCTATAAAAAACAAACAGTTACATGTTTGCTATCAACCCATCATCGATACTCAAACCGAGTTACCAATCGGATGTGAAGCGCTTATCCGCTGGAACCACCCAACACAGGGCAATATTCCACCAGATGTGTTTATCCCTCTAGCTCAACGAACCGGTCATATTCGTGAATTAACTGAGTTGGTGATTGAACAATGTATTCAAATACATCAACGTCACCCGTTAATCATGGAAGGGAAATACATCAGTATTAATATTGATCGAGAGCTTCTGTTAACCGAATCATTTACCCAATATGTTGGCGAATTGGTGCTTTCATTTCCTAACTTTAGTGATTGCTTTGCATTCGAGATTACCGAAAACGGTAATTTCTCAGCACAAGAGCTCACCATGGTTGCCAAAAATATTTCGCGCTTTCATGCCTTAAATATTCGTCTCTTTGTTGATGACTTCGGCACTGGTTATTCTGGATTAGATTTTGTGCGGCAATTTGCCTTCCATACCATGAAAATCGACAAAGTATTCATTAAAAACCTTGGTCATGAACCCCACCTCACCATGCTGCTGGAATCGATGCTGCAAATATCCGATTCGCTTAACATGCGGGCCATTGTTGAAGGTGTTGAAACCATAGAGCAGCTCACCGTACTTAAGAAGTTGCGCGTCTCCTATATTCAAGGTTTCTATTTCTCGCGGGCAATTCCTGAAGACGAGTTGATTGAGTACTTTTCAGCAAACAGTGCACAACCTGCCGAGCTCTCAGCCTCCTAA
- a CDS encoding L-lactate MFS transporter: MNTQLSNSKRMLTLAGTVLTQFALGSVYTWSLFNSPLSEKLGDPISQVAFSFGILSLALAVASSLSGKLQERFGVRNVTIGAGLLLGVSLVLTAHASNLFMLYLFAGLLVGFADGTGYLMTLTNCVKFFPERKGLASACAIGAYGLGSLGFKFINMYLLNHFGLAQTFNLWGGLAMVMVIIGGLMMTDAPKQVAKPADAKSTATVAHDFTLAEAIKTSQFWMLAVMFLTVCMSGLYVIGVAKDVGQNYVHLDGTTAASAVAIIAVANLMGRLVLGIMSDRVARIRVIALALVVCLVGVSSLLFLHLNSLSFFFAVACIAFSFGGTITVYPSLVSDFFGLNNVTKNYGLIYLGFGVGSFAGSIIASLFGGFVATFYVMLALLVVSIVMAVIIKLPGAPKAHHSNASRSIPVQQN, from the coding sequence ATGAATACACAGCTTTCAAACAGTAAAAGAATGCTGACTTTAGCCGGCACAGTGCTGACACAATTTGCCCTAGGCTCTGTTTACACATGGAGTCTGTTCAACTCTCCTTTATCTGAAAAGCTGGGTGATCCAATCAGCCAAGTCGCGTTCTCTTTTGGTATCTTAAGTCTGGCGCTTGCGGTGGCATCATCTCTTTCTGGTAAGTTGCAAGAGCGTTTTGGTGTACGTAACGTCACCATCGGCGCAGGCCTACTTTTGGGTGTCAGCCTAGTGTTGACTGCCCATGCATCAAACCTATTCATGCTGTACCTATTCGCTGGCCTGCTGGTGGGTTTTGCTGACGGTACGGGTTACCTAATGACACTGACCAACTGCGTGAAGTTCTTCCCTGAACGTAAAGGTCTTGCTTCTGCTTGTGCTATCGGTGCATACGGTCTTGGTAGCCTAGGCTTCAAATTCATCAACATGTATCTTCTGAATCACTTTGGTCTAGCACAAACCTTTAACCTATGGGGCGGTTTGGCAATGGTTATGGTGATCATCGGTGGTTTGATGATGACAGATGCACCAAAACAAGTTGCGAAACCTGCAGATGCAAAATCCACTGCTACAGTAGCACACGATTTCACACTTGCTGAAGCCATTAAAACTTCACAATTCTGGATGCTAGCGGTGATGTTCCTGACCGTATGTATGTCGGGGCTATACGTTATCGGCGTAGCAAAAGATGTAGGTCAAAACTACGTTCACTTAGACGGTACTACTGCAGCATCAGCGGTTGCGATTATCGCTGTGGCTAACCTGATGGGTCGTTTGGTGCTTGGCATCATGTCTGACCGTGTTGCTCGTATCCGTGTTATCGCACTTGCTTTGGTTGTTTGTCTGGTTGGCGTAAGTTCACTGCTGTTCCTACACCTAAACAGCCTAAGCTTCTTCTTCGCTGTTGCGTGTATCGCATTTAGCTTTGGTGGCACCATCACGGTTTACCCATCACTAGTGAGTGACTTCTTTGGTCTAAACAATGTGACTAAAAACTACGGTCTAATTTACCTAGGTTTTGGTGTAGGTAGCTTCGCGGGTTCAATCATTGCTTCACTATTTGGTGGTTTCGTAGCGACTTTCTACGTGATGTTAGCTCTGTTGGTGGTTTCAATTGTTATGGCAGTGATCATCAAACTGCCTGGTGCGCCAAAAGCACACCACAGCAACGCTTCACGCTCAATTCCAGTTCAACAAAACTAA
- a CDS encoding LytR/AlgR family response regulator transcription factor yields the protein MLKALIVEDEYLAREELTYLVQTYSQIEVVASFDDGLEAFKYLQQHKVDVVFLDINIPSIDGMLLARNIHQFSQKPHIVFTTAYKEFAVDAFELEAFDYLLKPLNEERVKRLLNKLESVALASEPVVAEEAIESRSDTINLMRDNRICVTPVEEVCYAEAQEKITLVFTAEGEFSVPYSISELMEKLPENQFYRCHRSYCVNLKCIAEIIPWMNSTYMLKLHGIKEKVPVSRGNIKAFREMMHL from the coding sequence ATGCTAAAGGCGTTAATTGTCGAAGATGAATATCTTGCTCGTGAAGAGCTTACTTATCTGGTTCAAACTTATAGTCAGATTGAAGTCGTGGCATCCTTTGATGATGGTTTAGAAGCGTTTAAATATCTGCAGCAGCACAAAGTCGATGTGGTGTTTTTGGATATCAATATCCCGTCGATAGACGGGATGCTATTGGCACGCAACATCCACCAGTTTTCGCAAAAGCCGCATATTGTCTTTACCACAGCTTATAAAGAGTTTGCTGTTGATGCGTTTGAGCTAGAAGCGTTTGATTACTTACTCAAGCCTTTGAATGAGGAGCGTGTGAAGCGCTTGCTAAATAAGCTGGAAAGTGTGGCATTAGCTAGCGAACCAGTCGTAGCCGAAGAGGCCATCGAAAGTCGTTCCGATACCATTAATTTGATGCGCGATAACCGCATTTGTGTCACGCCAGTGGAAGAGGTGTGTTACGCAGAAGCGCAGGAAAAAATCACCTTAGTGTTTACTGCTGAAGGGGAGTTTTCTGTACCCTACAGCATCAGTGAATTAATGGAAAAATTACCGGAGAATCAGTTCTACCGCTGCCATCGTTCCTACTGTGTGAACTTGAAATGCATCGCGGAAATTATCCCGTGGATGAACAGCACCTATATGCTTAAGCTACATGGCATCAAGGAAAAAGTGCCTGTAAGTCGCGGTAACATAAAAGCCTTCCGTGAAATGATGCACCTGTAA
- a CDS encoding LytS/YhcK type 5TM receptor domain-containing protein, with protein MMLLAVFERAALMLMTLFLLTRTHLFQSIVIKRHRRPFETAIVSGLFIFFAVFSTYTGLNVSGSLVNVRIIAILSGGILFGPWVGIPAGLVSGVHRYLIDMNGPTSLACLITSIMAGLLATWIHSRCPKSQYAKWGIAAGMFCEAITMALILLLNDDLALAQSIVREIGMPMILGAVCIGLIIILVQDLDEEKDKVAALQAKLALNIANKTLPHFRKADRDSLTKVCAIIRKETDADAVAITDTQDVKAYVGIGQENFLDAHHKISYMTQQAVNLGKQIISNDLNVHNFHSLLIIPLWENGQVTGTLKIFYCQPHRIRQALREMAIGLSQLISTQIEVSKIDQLKTMASKAEFSALQNKINPHFLFNALNAISTLVRIQPDKARQLIANLADFLRFNLEKGDDLIDIQEELQQVRDYVAIEQARFGNKLEVIFDVDPIHFAIPPLLIQPLVENAIQHGVVPLGAPAQVTISVKRDGERAQVMIKDSGVGIRQEVINKVYQGTMDSHRIGLVNVHQRVALLYGQGLTIERLQPGTEISFYVNNIG; from the coding sequence ATGATGTTGCTGGCAGTGTTTGAACGAGCGGCTCTAATGCTCATGACACTGTTTTTGCTCACTCGCACTCATCTATTCCAATCCATTGTTATTAAACGTCATCGTCGACCTTTTGAAACCGCCATCGTTTCGGGGCTGTTTATCTTTTTTGCGGTGTTCAGTACTTATACCGGATTGAATGTTTCAGGCTCGTTAGTCAACGTGCGCATTATTGCCATTTTGTCGGGCGGGATTTTATTTGGCCCTTGGGTCGGGATTCCTGCGGGTCTCGTGTCAGGTGTGCACCGTTACTTGATTGATATGAATGGCCCAACGTCACTTGCCTGTTTGATCACCAGTATCATGGCCGGATTATTAGCCACGTGGATCCATTCTCGTTGTCCGAAAAGTCAGTACGCCAAATGGGGTATTGCGGCAGGGATGTTCTGTGAAGCGATCACCATGGCGCTGATTTTATTGCTTAATGATGATTTAGCATTGGCACAGTCGATCGTGCGTGAAATTGGTATGCCAATGATTCTTGGTGCAGTGTGCATAGGCCTTATCATCATCTTGGTTCAAGACTTAGATGAAGAGAAAGACAAAGTGGCGGCGCTACAGGCGAAATTGGCACTCAATATCGCCAATAAAACCTTGCCTCATTTTCGTAAAGCTGACCGCGATTCGCTCACCAAAGTGTGTGCGATTATTCGCAAAGAGACCGATGCAGATGCTGTCGCGATTACCGACACGCAAGACGTTAAAGCGTATGTGGGTATTGGGCAGGAGAACTTCCTCGATGCACACCATAAAATCAGTTACATGACGCAACAGGCAGTCAACTTGGGCAAACAGATCATCAGCAATGATCTCAACGTCCACAATTTCCACTCGCTGCTCATCATTCCCTTGTGGGAAAACGGTCAAGTGACGGGTACGCTGAAGATTTTCTATTGTCAGCCGCACCGCATTCGTCAAGCATTGCGTGAAATGGCGATCGGTTTGTCACAACTGATTTCTACGCAGATCGAAGTATCCAAAATCGACCAGCTCAAAACCATGGCGAGTAAAGCCGAATTCTCAGCGTTACAAAATAAGATTAACCCGCATTTTCTGTTTAATGCGCTGAATGCTATTTCGACCCTGGTGCGAATTCAGCCGGACAAGGCGCGGCAGTTGATCGCTAACTTGGCGGACTTTTTACGCTTTAACCTCGAAAAGGGTGACGACTTAATTGATATCCAAGAAGAGTTGCAACAGGTGCGAGATTACGTGGCGATTGAGCAAGCTCGGTTTGGCAACAAACTGGAAGTGATCTTTGATGTCGACCCAATTCATTTTGCTATTCCGCCACTGCTGATTCAGCCGCTGGTGGAAAACGCGATTCAGCACGGAGTGGTGCCTCTGGGCGCTCCAGCGCAAGTGACCATTTCGGTGAAACGAGATGGTGAGCGTGCCCAAGTGATGATTAAAGATTCCGGCGTGGGTATTCGCCAAGAGGTGATCAATAAAGTGTATCAAGGCACCATGGATAGCCATCGAATTGGTTTGGTCAATGTTCACCAACGCGTGGCATTACTCTATGGCCAAGGATTGACGATTGAGCGTCTGCAACCGGGCACCGAAATTTCTTTTTACGTTAATAACATCGGGTAA
- the hcp gene encoding hydroxylamine reductase: MFCIQCEQTVQTPNGKGCSYARGVCGKTAEVSDLQDVLVYSLQGVSYWAHQARLLGLTTSEVDSWAPQAFFATLTNVNFDPERIVELAVEAEQFKQSLTVKVKGAAMMQNVELTHIPLAATMTLPTDYAELLEFAPQAAVNRGKDKVHEDVIGLRLLCLYGLKGAAAYLEHARVLGQTNAEVYGQYHELMAWLAAEPEDLGALLDTSMQIGLMNYRIMQMLDEGETSTFGHPEPTQVNVKPVKGKCILVSGHDLHDLEKILQQTEGKGINVYTNGEMLPAHAYPQLKKYSHLVGNYGSAWQNQQKEFANFPGAIVMTSNCLLNPEMGHYADRIFTRSIVGWPGVAHIEGDDFSAVIECALEQPGFQYDEIEHWITVGFGRNALMAAAPAVIDQIKQGNISHFFLVGGCDGYRQERHYYTDFVEQAPKDSVILTLACGKYRFNTKDLGDINGIPRLLDVGQCNDAYSAIQLALALSEEFGCGVNELPLTLILSWFEQKAIVILLTLFALGIKGIYAGPTVPPFLTDNLLAIIQEKFDLRAISTPEQDLNTILAA, translated from the coding sequence ATGTTTTGTATTCAATGTGAACAAACCGTTCAAACCCCAAATGGTAAAGGTTGTTCTTACGCCCGTGGTGTGTGCGGAAAAACAGCCGAAGTTTCCGATTTACAGGATGTATTAGTCTACTCATTACAAGGGGTTTCTTATTGGGCGCATCAAGCTCGCTTATTGGGATTAACCACGTCTGAAGTGGATAGCTGGGCTCCTCAAGCCTTTTTCGCCACGTTAACCAACGTGAATTTCGACCCTGAACGCATTGTTGAATTGGCCGTTGAAGCGGAGCAGTTCAAACAAAGCCTTACCGTGAAGGTGAAGGGCGCTGCCATGATGCAGAATGTAGAGCTAACTCACATTCCGTTGGCTGCAACCATGACTCTGCCGACCGACTATGCTGAGCTTTTAGAGTTTGCTCCTCAAGCTGCGGTAAACCGTGGCAAAGATAAAGTGCATGAAGATGTGATTGGCCTGCGCTTACTCTGCTTATATGGTTTAAAAGGCGCTGCAGCGTACCTTGAACATGCCCGTGTTTTGGGGCAAACCAACGCTGAAGTGTATGGACAGTATCATGAACTCATGGCGTGGCTAGCTGCAGAGCCGGAAGATCTTGGTGCGTTGCTCGACACGTCGATGCAAATCGGTTTGATGAACTACCGCATCATGCAGATGTTAGATGAAGGGGAAACCTCGACCTTTGGTCATCCAGAGCCAACCCAAGTGAATGTAAAGCCAGTCAAAGGGAAATGCATTTTGGTTTCAGGTCATGATCTGCATGATTTAGAGAAGATCCTGCAGCAAACCGAAGGTAAAGGTATTAACGTTTACACCAACGGTGAAATGCTGCCTGCTCACGCTTATCCGCAATTAAAAAAATACTCTCATTTGGTCGGTAACTACGGCAGTGCGTGGCAAAACCAACAAAAAGAGTTTGCCAACTTCCCTGGCGCGATCGTGATGACATCCAACTGTCTGCTCAACCCAGAAATGGGGCACTATGCGGATCGCATCTTTACGCGCTCTATCGTTGGTTGGCCAGGCGTGGCTCACATCGAAGGCGATGATTTCTCTGCCGTTATCGAATGTGCTCTTGAGCAACCAGGTTTCCAATACGACGAAATCGAACACTGGATTACCGTCGGCTTTGGCCGTAATGCCTTAATGGCGGCAGCGCCTGCGGTGATCGACCAGATCAAACAAGGCAATATTAGTCACTTCTTCTTAGTGGGTGGCTGCGATGGTTATCGCCAAGAGCGTCACTATTACACGGATTTTGTCGAGCAAGCGCCTAAAGACAGTGTGATTTTAACTTTGGCATGTGGCAAATACCGTTTTAATACCAAAGATCTTGGTGACATCAATGGTATTCCACGCCTGCTCGATGTTGGTCAATGTAATGATGCTTACTCAGCAATTCAGCTCGCATTGGCGCTAAGTGAAGAGTTCGGTTGTGGGGTGAACGAGCTGCCATTGACCCTGATTTTGTCGTGGTTTGAACAAAAAGCGATTGTGATTCTGCTGACCTTATTCGCATTGGGAATCAAGGGCATTTACGCAGGGCCGACCGTGCCTCCATTCCTAACGGATAATTTGCTAGCGATCATTCAAGAGAAGTTTGACTTGCGAGCGATAAGCACGCCAGAGCAAGACCTCAATACTATCCTCGCAGCGTAA